CCGCAAATGCTCGACAGCATTCATGGCATCTCCGAAGAGACGACCACCGGCGTGCACCGCCTGTTGGATATGCTCAGCAAAGATGAACTGAAAGTGCCGGCCATCAATGTTAATGATGCAGTCACCAAGTCGAAGAATGACAACAAATACGGTTGCCGCCATTCACTGAACGACGCCATCAAGCGCGGTACCGACCACCTGCTGTCTGGTAAGAAAGCGCTGGTTGTTGGTTATGGTGACGTAGGTAAGGGCTCTGCCGCCTCCCTGCGCCAGGAAGGCATGATCGTGAAAGTGACCGAAGTAGACCCGATTTGTGCGATGCAAGCGTGCATGGACGGCTTCGAAGTGGTTTCTCCGTATATCAATGGTGTGAACACCGGCGACCAGGATGGCATCGATAAGACACTGCTGGGCACTACCGACCTGATCGTAACGACCACCGGTAACGTCAATGTGTGTGATAAGAACATGCTGCAGGCGCTGAAGAGCGGTGCCGTTGTTTGTAACATCGGTCACTTTGATAATGAAATCGATACTGCTTTCATGCGCGAAAACTGGGAATGGGACGAAGTTAAGCCGCAGGTTCATAAAGTCATCCGTAATAAAGACACGAATGACCACCTGATCCTGCTATCTGAAGGTCGTTTGGTCAATTTGGGGAACGCAACTGGCCACCCAAGCCGTATCATGGATGGCTCTTTCGCTAACCAGGTATTGGCTCAGATCTATCTCTACGAAGCGAAGTTCGCTGATTTAAGCGAAGCTGAGAAGAAGGAAGGCATCTACGTGAAAGTTCTGCCGAAGAAGCTGGACGAGGAAGTAGCGAAAGATATGGTTGAAGGATTCGGCGGCGTGATCACCAAGCTTACGCAGGAACAG
This sequence is a window from Saccharospirillaceae bacterium. Protein-coding genes within it:
- the ahcY gene encoding adenosylhomocysteinase; the protein is MSFTDYKVAAQDAEQFAQDAAWGRKEIDIAEGEMPALMALRRKYKASQPLKGAKIMGCIHMTIQTAVLIETLVDLGAEVRWSSCNIFSTQDHAAAAIAAAGIPVFAWKGETEEEFLWCIKQTILSEKEGDNVWDANIILDDGGDLTEMVHNDFPQMLDSIHGISEETTTGVHRLLDMLSKDELKVPAINVNDAVTKSKNDNKYGCRHSLNDAIKRGTDHLLSGKKALVVGYGDVGKGSAASLRQEGMIVKVTEVDPICAMQACMDGFEVVSPYINGVNTGDQDGIDKTLLGTTDLIVTTTGNVNVCDKNMLQALKSGAVVCNIGHFDNEIDTAFMRENWEWDEVKPQVHKVIRNKDTNDHLILLSEGRLVNLGNATGHPSRIMDGSFANQVLAQIYLYEAKFADLSEAEKKEGIYVKVLPKKLDEEVAKDMVEGFGGVITKLTQEQADYIAVEVDGPYKPEAYKY